A region of Methyloversatilis discipulorum DNA encodes the following proteins:
- a CDS encoding sensor histidine kinase — MKLRLSTTARLTLANSALLATGFGLLLMLVSWLAGQYMLGHVEESVEAELDILTAEFRVDGVRGISGLIRQRLDVRSANHDRIYRLEDATGQLLIGNLDQWPASAGRESLPLRLPSQLHRGQTEIVARWARLPDGSRLLVGFDEYEVEQVRGDIRRAALVSFGLMLIASLGGGYLITRAALRPVETIRRAAQQIMDGDLQHRVPLRSGDGADEFDRLAQTLNGMLDRIARLIASVRGATDNIAHDLRSPLTRHRARIEAALQHPPAADELPDWLERNLADVDQVLSTFQSLLRIARVDSGLLRGEFSELDVGRLVRDAAELMEPLAEERDLRLAVSAPEGALCTGHRDLLFQTVLNLIDNAIKYSPHGGTVELSLTRDGDDWRLCVRDEGPGIPAAERERVFERLYRLESARDTPGLGLGLSLVQSVVALHRGTIGLDDAAPGLAVALRLPARPAGPH; from the coding sequence ATGAAGCTGCGCCTGAGCACCACCGCCCGGCTGACGCTGGCCAACAGCGCCCTGCTCGCCACCGGCTTCGGCCTGCTGCTGATGCTGGTGAGCTGGCTGGCCGGGCAGTACATGCTGGGCCACGTCGAAGAGAGCGTCGAAGCCGAACTGGACATCCTCACCGCCGAGTTCCGGGTCGATGGCGTGCGCGGCATCAGCGGCCTGATCCGCCAGCGGCTGGACGTGCGCTCGGCCAATCACGACCGCATCTACCGGCTGGAGGACGCCACCGGCCAGCTACTCATCGGCAACCTCGATCAGTGGCCGGCCAGTGCCGGCCGCGAAAGCCTGCCGCTGCGCCTGCCCAGCCAGCTCCACCGCGGCCAGACCGAAATCGTCGCCCGCTGGGCGCGCCTGCCGGACGGCAGCCGGCTGCTGGTCGGCTTCGACGAATACGAGGTCGAACAGGTGCGCGGCGACATCCGCCGCGCCGCGCTGGTGAGCTTCGGCCTGATGCTGATCGCCTCGCTGGGCGGCGGCTACCTGATCACGCGCGCCGCACTGCGGCCGGTCGAAACGATACGCCGCGCCGCGCAGCAGATCATGGACGGCGACCTGCAGCACCGGGTGCCGCTGCGCAGCGGCGACGGTGCGGATGAATTCGACCGCCTGGCGCAGACGCTGAACGGCATGCTCGACCGCATCGCGCGGCTGATCGCCAGCGTGCGCGGCGCCACCGACAATATCGCGCACGACCTGCGCTCGCCGCTCACCCGCCACCGCGCGCGCATCGAGGCGGCGCTGCAGCACCCGCCCGCGGCCGACGAGCTGCCGGACTGGCTGGAGCGCAATCTGGCCGACGTCGACCAGGTGCTGTCCACCTTCCAGTCGCTGCTGCGCATCGCGCGCGTCGATTCCGGCCTGCTGCGCGGCGAATTCAGCGAACTGGATGTCGGCCGCCTGGTGCGCGACGCCGCCGAACTGATGGAGCCGCTGGCCGAGGAGCGCGACCTGCGCCTCGCAGTCAGCGCGCCGGAGGGCGCACTCTGCACCGGTCACCGCGACCTGCTGTTCCAGACCGTGCTCAACCTGATCGACAACGCCATCAAGTACAGCCCGCACGGCGGCACGGTCGAGCTGTCGCTGACGCGCGACGGCGACGACTGGCGGCTGTGCGTGCGCGACGAAGGGCCGGGCATTCCGGCCGCCGAGCGCGAGCGCGTGTTCGAGCGCCTGTACCGGCTGGAAAGTGCCCGCGACACGCCCGGCCTCGGCCTCGGCCTGAGTCTGGTGCAGTCGGTGGTCGCGCTGCACCGCGGCACCATTGGACTTGACGACGCCGCGCCCGGCTTGGCCGTCGCGCTGCGCTTGCCGGCCAGACCTGCCGGCCCGCACTGA
- a CDS encoding EAL domain-containing protein, which translates to MTWKVADDANAAALRVAHTHDVLNGLARVRVETLQIELSTQNFRLTGDPARLNERDRAIARREIELDRVRTLTSDHPAQSARWAQLRAVIDERLGLSRRIEALRRNEGQDAANAFVAAAPLRETRERVDRILGEMDNEERRLLVDRNVAQKHSSDLLVGAGGAVLILMLALLGATYGLIRRQLSASEGHLRTVISRVPALIAYVDAQQRYVYVNGHYRERFAPHHPDIAGRSVREVLGETRYAIAAPLIAKALQGEPQSYDWEPFPGVWQVINYMPRQDERGDVTGYYVLGADITERKRAEERIRLLNRELEQRVRELERVSRALRTLSAGNRAMLRATGEHELLDSMCRALVEVGAYPMAVVWLRNASGDYVPTAQCGHPDGIDGLRAWAAANASDARTAMDAIVAGGQVRCFNATDTADHDALLTPADGPVIACPLRVSGSGIGLLTVHGAGAEVFGDEESALIGESADDLAYGVSTLRTHAEQSRTREAMYRLTQFDLLTGLPNQTLFSDTLAAELRSCRQHERPFALLQMNIERLSEINDALGFTQGDQILCEFGGRLSRATPDGAFVARLRGDEFALLLPDSDRAAALSMARRLREVLSQPFQLVELPIDVSTRTGIALYPDHGSTPHDLYRHMDIAVRQAKKQGVDCVVFDPALYPAPSHRLNMAGDLRRAIEADDLRLYLQPKVDMRNGIVCGAEALVRWQHATRGLILPSEFIELAEHTGLIRPLAEWMIARVLRLNRQWDDAGRALPIAVNLSARNLRDEDLVDKIRQMLAHWGTASGLLEIEITESAVMEDADFALRVLHGLRAEGIRLYIDDFGTGYSSLSYLQKLPVGCIKIDQSFVRAMAVSSDSAAIVRSTIDLVHDLGRKVVAEGVETQQHWDALCALGCDVAQGYLIARPMPAEDFPAWLDRYQPMRASDPADAHGAP; encoded by the coding sequence ATGACCTGGAAGGTTGCCGACGACGCCAATGCGGCCGCGCTGCGCGTGGCGCACACGCACGACGTGCTGAACGGCCTGGCGCGCGTGCGCGTCGAGACGTTGCAGATAGAACTCAGCACACAGAACTTCAGGCTGACCGGCGATCCGGCGCGGCTGAACGAGCGCGACCGGGCGATCGCCCGCCGCGAGATCGAGCTGGACCGCGTGCGCACGCTCACCTCCGACCATCCGGCGCAGAGTGCGCGCTGGGCGCAGCTGCGCGCCGTGATCGACGAGCGGCTGGGCCTCTCGCGCCGGATCGAAGCGCTGCGCAGGAACGAAGGCCAGGACGCCGCCAACGCCTTCGTGGCCGCGGCGCCGCTGCGCGAGACGCGCGAGCGCGTCGATCGCATCCTGGGCGAGATGGACAACGAGGAGCGTCGGCTGCTGGTCGACCGGAACGTCGCTCAGAAGCACTCGAGCGACCTGCTGGTCGGTGCCGGCGGGGCCGTGCTGATACTGATGCTTGCGCTGCTCGGCGCCACCTACGGACTGATACGGCGACAGCTGAGTGCGAGCGAAGGGCATTTGCGCACGGTCATCAGCCGTGTGCCGGCGCTGATCGCCTATGTCGATGCACAGCAGCGCTACGTGTATGTGAACGGCCACTACCGCGAGCGCTTCGCGCCTCATCACCCGGACATTGCTGGTCGCTCGGTGCGCGAGGTGCTCGGCGAGACGCGCTACGCGATCGCCGCGCCGCTGATCGCCAAAGCGCTGCAGGGCGAGCCGCAGAGCTACGACTGGGAGCCCTTTCCGGGCGTCTGGCAGGTGATCAACTACATGCCGCGGCAGGACGAACGCGGCGACGTGACCGGCTATTACGTGCTGGGCGCCGACATCACCGAGCGCAAGCGCGCCGAGGAAAGGATACGTCTGCTCAACAGAGAGCTGGAGCAGCGCGTGCGCGAGCTGGAACGGGTAAGTCGCGCATTGCGTACGCTCAGCGCAGGCAACCGCGCGATGCTGCGTGCCACCGGTGAACACGAACTGCTGGACAGCATGTGTCGCGCGCTGGTTGAAGTCGGCGCCTATCCGATGGCGGTGGTCTGGTTGCGCAACGCCTCGGGCGACTATGTTCCGACCGCCCAGTGCGGTCATCCCGACGGCATCGACGGACTGCGCGCATGGGCCGCCGCCAACGCCTCCGACGCCCGCACGGCGATGGACGCCATCGTTGCCGGCGGACAGGTGCGCTGTTTCAACGCCACCGATACGGCCGATCACGACGCGCTGCTGACGCCCGCCGACGGCCCGGTGATCGCCTGCCCACTGCGCGTCAGTGGCAGCGGTATCGGCTTGCTGACCGTTCACGGAGCGGGCGCCGAGGTTTTCGGCGACGAGGAAAGCGCGCTCATCGGCGAGTCGGCCGACGACCTGGCCTACGGCGTATCCACGCTGCGCACGCACGCCGAACAGTCGCGCACGCGGGAAGCGATGTACCGGCTTACCCAGTTCGATCTGCTCACCGGTCTGCCCAACCAGACCCTGTTCAGCGACACGCTGGCGGCCGAGCTGCGCAGCTGCCGTCAGCACGAACGCCCGTTCGCACTGCTGCAGATGAATATCGAGCGGCTCAGCGAAATCAATGACGCGCTCGGTTTCACCCAGGGCGACCAGATCCTGTGCGAATTCGGCGGCCGGCTCAGTCGTGCGACGCCGGACGGTGCCTTCGTCGCCCGACTGCGCGGCGACGAATTCGCGCTGCTGTTGCCGGACAGCGACCGTGCCGCGGCGCTGTCGATGGCGCGTCGCTTGCGCGAGGTGCTGTCGCAGCCCTTCCAGCTGGTCGAGTTGCCGATCGATGTATCGACGCGGACCGGCATCGCGCTCTATCCGGACCACGGATCGACGCCGCACGACCTTTACCGGCACATGGACATCGCCGTGCGCCAGGCGAAGAAGCAGGGCGTCGACTGCGTCGTGTTCGATCCCGCGCTGTACCCCGCGCCCTCGCACCGGCTGAACATGGCCGGCGATCTGCGACGCGCGATCGAGGCGGACGACCTGCGGCTCTATCTGCAGCCCAAGGTCGATATGCGCAATGGCATCGTCTGCGGTGCCGAAGCACTGGTGCGCTGGCAGCACGCGACGCGCGGTCTGATTCTGCCGTCCGAGTTCATCGAACTGGCCGAGCACACCGGCCTGATCCGGCCGCTCGCCGAGTGGATGATCGCGCGCGTGCTGCGCCTGAACAGGCAGTGGGACGACGCGGGGCGCGCGTTGCCCATCGCGGTGAATCTGTCGGCGCGCAATCTGCGCGACGAGGACCTGGTCGACAAGATCCGCCAGATGCTGGCGCACTGGGGCACCGCGAGCGGACTGCTGGAGATCGAGATCACCGAGAGCGCCGTGATGGAAGACGCGGACTTCGCGCTGCGCGTGCTGCACGGTTTGCGCGCAGAGGGCATACGGCTCTACATCGACGATTTCGGCACCGGTTACTCCTCGCTCAGCTATCTGCAGAAGCTGCCGGTCGGTTGCATCAAGATCGACCAGTCTTTTGTGCGTGCGATGGCGGTCAGCAGCGATTCGGCCGCCATCGTCCGCTCGACGATAGACCTCGTGCATGACCTCGGACGCAAGGTGGTGGCCGAGGGCGTCGAGACGCAGCAGCACTGGGACGCGCTGTGCGCACTTGGCTGCGATGTTGCGCAGGGCTATCTGATTGCCCGGCCGATGCCGGCCGAAGACTTCCCTGCCTGGCTGGACCGCTACCAGCCAATGCGCGCCAGCGATCCGGCGGACGCGCACGGGGCGCCCTGA